One region of Catenuloplanes indicus genomic DNA includes:
- the gap gene encoding type I glyceraldehyde-3-phosphate dehydrogenase, with protein sequence MTRIAVNGFGRIGRSFLRALLDRDSKLEVVAINDLTAPSALAHLLKYDSTLGRLGRPVEVDGNTLIVDGHRITVLSERDPANLPWRDLGVDIVLESTGRFTSADAARAHLSAGASKVLVSAPASGADVTLAYGVNTGAYDPARHTIVSNASCTTNALAPLAAVLDDLAGIEHGFMTTVHAYTQEQNLQDGPHRDLRRARAAGVNIVPTTTGAAKAIGLVLPQLDGKLSGDSIRVPVPVGSIVELNTTVARDVTRDEVLAAYRRAATEGALKGILEYADEPLVSGDITGNPASAIFDAALTRVDGRHIKVVAWYDNEWGFSNRVIDTLELLAG encoded by the coding sequence ATGACACGCATCGCCGTCAACGGATTCGGCCGTATCGGACGCAGCTTCCTCCGCGCACTCCTCGACCGGGACAGCAAGCTCGAGGTGGTCGCGATCAATGATCTCACCGCCCCGTCCGCCCTCGCCCACCTGCTCAAGTACGACAGCACGCTCGGTCGTCTCGGCCGCCCGGTCGAGGTGGACGGCAACACGCTGATCGTCGACGGCCACCGGATCACCGTGCTGTCCGAGCGCGACCCGGCGAACCTCCCGTGGCGCGACCTCGGCGTGGACATCGTGCTGGAGTCGACCGGCCGGTTCACGTCCGCGGACGCGGCCCGCGCGCACCTCTCCGCAGGTGCCTCGAAGGTGCTGGTCAGCGCGCCCGCCTCCGGCGCCGACGTGACGCTCGCCTACGGCGTCAACACCGGGGCGTACGACCCGGCGCGGCACACGATCGTCTCGAACGCGTCCTGCACCACGAACGCGCTCGCCCCGCTGGCCGCGGTCCTGGACGACCTGGCCGGCATCGAGCACGGCTTCATGACCACGGTGCACGCGTACACGCAGGAGCAGAACCTGCAGGACGGCCCGCACCGCGACCTGCGCCGCGCCCGCGCCGCCGGCGTCAACATCGTGCCCACCACGACCGGCGCCGCGAAGGCCATCGGCCTGGTCCTCCCGCAGCTGGACGGCAAGCTCTCCGGCGACTCCATCCGCGTCCCGGTCCCGGTCGGCTCGATCGTCGAGCTGAACACCACGGTCGCCCGCGACGTGACCCGCGACGAGGTGCTGGCCGCCTACCGCCGGGCCGCCACCGAGGGCGCGCTGAAGGGCATCCTGGAGTACGCCGACGAGCCGCTGGTCTCCGGCGACATCACCGGCAACCCGGCGTCCGCCATCTTCGACGCCGCCCTCACCCGCGTCGACGGCCGCCACATCAAGGTCGTCGCGTGGTACGACAACGAGTGGGGCTTCTCCAACCGCGTGATCGACACCCTTGAGCTCCTGGCCGGCTGA
- a CDS encoding GlxA family transcriptional regulator, which yields MHQIAVLVQEGAKPLDVGIPAQVFSNRPSMPYEVRVCGPAPGLVTGGDGLSYHVAEGLDAFDRADTIFIPGYREPATTEPSPEVVEALRHAHARGTRLAAISTGAFALAATGLLDGRRATTHWHYTRALAERHPSIRVDENVLFVDEGAVLTSAGAASGIDLCLHLVRRDHGVGLSNHVARRLVAAPYRSGGQAQYVPRSVPEPLGDLFAGTREWALAHLDERLTLEVLARNARVSARTFSRRFVEDTGYTPMQWVLRARVDLARELLERSDLSVEAIARRVGLGTGANLRLHFHRILGTSPSEYRHTFSDL from the coding sequence GTGCATCAGATCGCCGTACTCGTGCAGGAGGGCGCCAAGCCGCTGGACGTCGGCATCCCGGCGCAGGTCTTCTCGAATCGGCCGAGCATGCCGTACGAGGTGCGCGTCTGCGGTCCCGCGCCGGGCCTGGTCACCGGCGGTGACGGGTTGTCGTACCACGTGGCCGAGGGCCTGGACGCGTTCGACCGTGCCGACACGATCTTCATCCCGGGCTACCGGGAGCCCGCCACCACGGAACCGTCGCCCGAGGTGGTCGAGGCACTACGGCACGCCCACGCCCGCGGCACCCGGCTGGCCGCGATCTCCACCGGCGCGTTCGCGCTGGCCGCGACGGGTCTGCTGGACGGCCGCCGGGCCACCACGCACTGGCATTACACGCGCGCGCTCGCGGAACGGCACCCGTCGATCCGGGTCGACGAGAACGTGCTGTTCGTGGACGAGGGCGCGGTGCTCACCTCGGCCGGTGCGGCGTCCGGCATCGACCTGTGCCTGCACCTGGTCCGCCGGGACCACGGCGTCGGCCTGTCCAACCACGTGGCCCGGCGGCTGGTCGCGGCGCCGTACCGCAGCGGAGGTCAGGCACAGTACGTGCCGCGCAGCGTGCCGGAACCGCTCGGCGACCTGTTCGCCGGCACGCGGGAGTGGGCGCTGGCGCACCTCGACGAGCGGCTCACGCTCGAGGTGCTGGCCCGCAACGCGCGCGTCTCCGCGCGCACGTTCTCCCGCCGGTTCGTCGAGGACACCGGGTACACGCCGATGCAGTGGGTGCTGCGGGCCCGCGTCGACCTCGCCCGTGAGCTGCTGGAACGCAGTGATCTGAGCGTCGAGGCGATCGCCCGGCGGGTCGGTCTCGGCACCGGCGCGAACCTGCGCCTGCACTTCCACCGCATCCTCGGCACGTCGCCGTCCGAGTACCGCCACACGTTCTCGGACCTTTAG